One window from the genome of Bacteroidota bacterium encodes:
- a CDS encoding DoxX family membrane protein codes for MKMLRNLSRLILGLVFVFSGFVKGVDPMGTAYRIEDYLIAYGMDWGLPFGLYASIALCTLEFLLGTILILNIRIREFSWILFILMIFFTLITFYVALYEPVPDCGCFGDAIKLSNWGTFLKNLFLMAFTVVVFLERKNFRSAIGPMAQNAFILLFAVGFTGFSMQNYFHLPAIDFRDWKVGNDMVPDDRGEAKIYLTFRNLENGETREYLSPDYPWNDSLWMAKWEFVDQRTDDSEVVRGHELVLETADGEDVTANYIENPDYQLLVVAYDLKGSSRKTFPHISRLYEDADHVGVSLILVTSTLPSDVDAMRDQFHPHLEIFYADDIVLKTMIRSNPGIILMKDGVVLAKWHYNDFPVFVDIRNRYLKD; via the coding sequence ATGAAGATGCTAAGGAATCTGAGCAGATTAATTCTGGGACTTGTTTTTGTTTTTTCAGGATTTGTCAAAGGTGTGGATCCGATGGGAACAGCTTACCGTATTGAAGATTATCTTATTGCATACGGCATGGACTGGGGACTTCCATTCGGCCTTTATGCTTCAATAGCTCTTTGTACACTGGAATTTTTACTTGGAACAATATTAATCCTCAACATCAGGATCAGGGAGTTTTCCTGGATACTCTTTATTCTGATGATATTTTTCACCCTTATTACTTTTTACGTTGCACTGTATGAACCGGTTCCTGATTGTGGATGCTTTGGCGATGCCATTAAACTGTCGAACTGGGGTACATTCTTAAAGAATCTTTTCTTGATGGCTTTTACGGTTGTGGTTTTTCTCGAAAGGAAGAACTTTCGCTCAGCCATAGGCCCCATGGCACAGAATGCATTCATTCTATTATTCGCTGTGGGTTTTACAGGGTTTTCCATGCAGAATTACTTTCATTTGCCTGCTATCGATTTTCGTGATTGGAAGGTGGGAAACGATATGGTCCCGGATGATCGCGGAGAAGCAAAAATATACCTCACATTCAGAAACCTTGAAAACGGGGAGACACGAGAATACCTTTCGCCTGACTATCCCTGGAACGATTCCCTATGGATGGCCAAATGGGAATTTGTTGATCAAAGGACGGATGATTCTGAAGTGGTCAGAGGACATGAGCTGGTTTTAGAGACGGCTGATGGAGAAGACGTGACAGCTAATTATATAGAAAATCCGGATTATCAATTGCTCGTTGTTGCTTATGATTTAAAAGGATCCAGCCGGAAAACTTTTCCGCATATCTCCAGATTATACGAGGATGCTGATCATGTAGGTGTTTCTTTGATATTGGTTACCAGTACATTACCCTCAGATGTGGATGCGATGCGTGATCAGTTTCATCCCCATCTTGAGATTTTTTATGCCGACGACATTGTCCTGAAGACTATGATACGTTCCAATCCCGGAATCATTCTTATGAAAGATGGCGTTGTACTGGCAAAATGGCATTACAACGATTTTCCTGTTTTTGTGGATATCAGGAACAGGTATCTCAAAGATTGA
- the folP gene encoding dihydropteroate synthase, whose translation MICNGKILDLSTPAVMGILNLTPDSFFDGGMNTDNRWEHHVDAMIHEGADIIDIGGVSTRPGSLPVAEKEEISRLLQPFRKIRKNFPDAILSIDTYRSETARVLLEEGADMINDISGGTFDPLIFHTIRKYNVPVIIMHILGTPRNMQDNPEYKDVVKEVRQFLMEQAGKLINQGHTDIILDPGIGFGKSIRHNFELLENLDSITNTKFPVLVGISRKSMINKILGTTPETALNGTTVLNTIALLKGASILRVHDVKEARQTIRLVSALQDVKKGTPE comes from the coding sequence ATGATTTGCAACGGTAAAATCCTTGATTTGTCGACTCCCGCGGTAATGGGCATCCTGAATCTGACACCCGATTCCTTTTTCGATGGAGGGATGAATACGGACAACAGATGGGAACACCATGTTGATGCCATGATCCATGAAGGAGCTGATATCATTGACATAGGAGGTGTTTCAACCCGCCCGGGATCTCTTCCCGTGGCTGAGAAAGAAGAGATCAGCAGATTGCTTCAGCCATTCCGGAAAATAAGGAAGAATTTCCCGGATGCCATTTTATCCATTGACACTTACCGCTCAGAAACAGCAAGAGTTTTGCTGGAAGAAGGAGCGGATATGATAAACGATATTTCGGGAGGCACCTTTGATCCACTCATTTTTCATACTATCAGAAAATATAATGTACCCGTTATCATCATGCATATCCTGGGTACACCCCGAAACATGCAGGATAATCCTGAATATAAAGATGTTGTTAAAGAGGTCAGGCAATTCCTTATGGAACAGGCAGGAAAGTTGATCAATCAGGGACATACCGACATCATCCTTGACCCCGGGATTGGATTTGGCAAGTCAATACGTCACAACTTTGAATTGCTTGAAAACCTGGATAGCATTACAAACACAAAATTTCCTGTATTAGTGGGAATATCGAGAAAATCGATGATAAACAAAATACTGGGTACCACACCGGAAACGGCTCTGAACGGTACTACCGTTCTGAATACCATTGCACTGTTAAAAGGTGCCTCCATCCTGAGGGTGCATGACGTAAAAGAAGCCAGGCAAACTATCAGGCTTGTGAGTGCATTGCAGGATGTAAAAAAAGGGACTCCGGAATAA
- the cdaA gene encoding diadenylate cyclase CdaA, protein MIQLFITAFIEIRLLDIIDILLVAILLFELYNLLKGTVAINIFIGILAIFLLWQLVSAFQMELLSKILGAFFSVGFIALIVIFQPEIRRFLLALGTPALIRKKNKRFLFWRFSINNGDQPDIDTIIVACQRMADAHTGALIVITRQNELKPYVDTGEVLDAKISVALLENLFYRNSPLHDGAVIITGNQIRAAGCVLPVSNNTELPKRLGLRHRAGVGITEYSDALSIIVSEQTGRIALANRGHITLRVAPAQIKDFLESELNMENSSKSKQSETTQTS, encoded by the coding sequence ATGATTCAACTTTTCATAACCGCGTTTATAGAAATCAGGCTGCTTGACATTATCGACATCCTGCTTGTAGCCATACTTTTGTTTGAATTATATAATCTTCTTAAAGGGACGGTAGCCATAAATATTTTTATTGGTATCCTGGCCATTTTTCTTTTATGGCAGCTTGTTTCAGCCTTTCAGATGGAATTGCTGAGCAAAATTCTCGGTGCTTTTTTTAGCGTTGGTTTTATTGCCCTGATCGTTATTTTTCAGCCGGAGATCCGGCGATTCTTGCTGGCATTGGGCACACCTGCACTTATCCGAAAGAAAAACAAACGGTTTCTTTTTTGGAGATTCAGTATAAACAATGGTGATCAACCGGATATAGACACGATTATTGTTGCCTGCCAGCGCATGGCCGATGCTCATACAGGTGCCTTAATAGTTATTACCCGCCAAAACGAACTAAAACCATACGTTGACACCGGGGAGGTATTGGATGCTAAAATCTCTGTTGCCCTGTTGGAAAATCTTTTTTACAGGAACAGCCCTTTGCACGACGGAGCAGTCATCATCACCGGCAATCAGATCCGGGCCGCCGGATGTGTGTTACCGGTATCCAACAATACGGAACTCCCAAAGCGACTCGGCTTAAGACACAGGGCTGGCGTTGGCATTACAGAGTATTCGGATGCTCTGTCCATCATCGTTTCGGAACAAACAGGCCGTATTGCACTGGCAAACCGTGGGCATATTACCCTAAGGGTTGCACCTGCCCAGATTAAAGATTTCCTGGAAAGTGAGCTAAATATGGAAAACAGCAGCAAGTCAAAGCAGTCAGAAACCACTCAGACCTCATAA
- a CDS encoding Dabb family protein, which yields MIKHIVLIKLKSFEDSDEREETLKIIKERLEHLLDVIPELRSMEVGINIVSRPIAYDISLIAKFDDLKGLEKYRESVDHLEVLSVIFDNTDKMAVVDYEV from the coding sequence ATGATTAAGCACATTGTATTAATCAAACTCAAGAGTTTTGAGGATTCCGATGAGCGTGAAGAAACCCTGAAGATTATCAAAGAAAGACTGGAGCATCTTCTGGATGTTATACCAGAATTAAGATCGATGGAGGTTGGTATTAATATTGTAAGTCGTCCGATTGCTTATGATATTTCCCTAATTGCCAAATTTGATGATCTGAAAGGTTTGGAGAAATACAGGGAAAGTGTTGATCATCTTGAAGTACTGAGTGTTATCTTTGATAATACAGATAAAATGGCCGTAGTGGATTATGAGGTCTGA
- the ftcD gene encoding glutamate formimidoyltransferase: MKQLIECVPNFSEGRDMGIIRQITDEIEKVEGVKLLDIDPGAATNRTVVTFVGTPDAVVDAAFLAIRKASEIIDMRKHKGEHPRMGATDVCPFVPISNITMEETVEYARKLAERVGKELDIPVFCYEYAAFTKERKNLANIRAGEYEGMADKLKDPKWKPDFGSGAFHPKAGVTAIGARDFLVAFNVNLNTTSTRRANSVAFDVREKGRVKRTGDPVTGPIVKDENGNQVFEPGTLKAVKAIGWFIEEYGIAQISMNLTNITITPVHIAFDEVCRKAAERGLRVTGSELVGLIPLSALLDAGKYFLEKQQRSIGVSQKELIKIAVRSMGLDDLKPFNPKEKIIEYMIADNAGKQLVDMNLSDFADETASESPAPGGGSISAYVGALGVSLGTMVANLSSHKRGWDDRWEEFSTWAAKGQAIKDELLFLVDEDTRAFNRIMDAFGLPKGSDEEKAARHHAIQEASKYAMEIPFRVMHKAFDSMQVMKAMAEIGLQASASDTGVGAMCARTAVMGAFLNVKINAAGVDDKDFTGRLLTEGQELENKAIELEKEILQTVNGKIKDK, translated from the coding sequence ATGAAGCAATTAATCGAATGTGTTCCGAATTTCAGTGAAGGAAGGGACATGGGCATTATCCGGCAGATAACCGATGAAATTGAGAAGGTAGAAGGAGTAAAACTGCTTGATATTGATCCGGGGGCTGCCACAAACCGCACGGTTGTTACTTTTGTGGGAACTCCGGATGCTGTTGTGGATGCTGCATTTCTTGCCATCAGAAAAGCATCGGAAATCATCGATATGCGTAAACACAAAGGGGAACATCCCAGGATGGGCGCTACTGATGTTTGTCCTTTCGTCCCCATTTCCAACATTACCATGGAGGAAACGGTCGAATACGCGAGGAAACTTGCAGAGCGTGTAGGAAAGGAACTGGATATTCCAGTGTTTTGTTATGAATACGCTGCATTCACAAAGGAAAGGAAAAACCTGGCGAATATCAGGGCCGGTGAATATGAAGGGATGGCAGATAAACTAAAGGATCCAAAGTGGAAACCAGATTTTGGCTCCGGAGCCTTTCATCCAAAAGCAGGCGTGACAGCTATTGGTGCACGTGATTTCCTGGTTGCCTTCAATGTAAATCTAAACACTACCTCTACACGAAGAGCCAATTCTGTTGCTTTTGATGTAAGGGAAAAAGGTCGGGTGAAAAGAACGGGCGATCCGGTTACAGGCCCTATCGTCAAAGATGAAAACGGAAATCAGGTATTTGAACCGGGAACCCTTAAAGCTGTCAAAGCCATAGGATGGTTCATTGAAGAATACGGTATTGCACAGATATCCATGAATCTGACCAATATTACCATAACTCCGGTCCACATTGCTTTTGATGAAGTATGCAGGAAAGCGGCCGAAAGGGGGCTTCGGGTTACGGGCTCCGAACTGGTCGGGTTGATCCCGCTTTCCGCTTTGCTGGATGCGGGTAAGTACTTCCTGGAGAAACAACAACGTTCCATTGGTGTTTCTCAAAAGGAGCTTATTAAGATAGCTGTTCGGTCCATGGGCCTCGACGACCTTAAGCCTTTCAATCCAAAGGAAAAGATCATTGAATATATGATTGCCGACAATGCCGGGAAACAACTTGTTGATATGAATCTGAGTGACTTTGCTGATGAAACGGCCTCCGAATCACCGGCTCCCGGTGGTGGATCCATCTCCGCCTATGTGGGAGCCCTGGGTGTTTCATTGGGAACTATGGTTGCCAATCTGTCATCACACAAACGCGGATGGGATGATCGTTGGGAAGAGTTTTCAACCTGGGCAGCAAAGGGACAGGCAATAAAAGATGAATTGTTATTCCTGGTTGATGAAGATACCCGTGCCTTTAATCGTATTATGGACGCATTTGGTTTGCCCAAAGGCAGTGATGAAGAGAAAGCGGCCAGACACCACGCCATCCAGGAAGCTTCAAAATATGCAATGGAAATCCCTTTCAGAGTGATGCATAAAGCCTTTGATTCGATGCAGGTAATGAAGGCAATGGCAGAGATAGGCTTACAGGCATCTGCTTCCGATACGGGTGTTGGAGCAATGTGTGCTCGCACGGCTGTGATGGGAGCATTCCTGAATGTGAAAATTAATGCCGCCGGTGTCGATGATAAAGATTTTACTGGTAGATTGTTAACCGAAGGCCAGGAATTGGAAAATAAAGCTATAGAGCTGGAAAAGGAGATACTTCAAACCGTGAATGGAAAAATAAAGGATAAATAA
- the hutI gene encoding imidazolonepropionase encodes MSILIKNIKELILAEKEPRLKACGAEMKRLPVIRDAFVRIEGSLIVDFGEMKELGEGEENFDDILDAGGRMVFPSWCDSHTHLVYPASRELEYVDKIKGLSYEEIAKRGGGILNSALRMKETSEETLFIDAMERLQEIIAWGTGAVEIKSGYGLDTENEIKMLRVIRRLKESSPLTIKATFLGAHAFPAEFRTRREEYVDLIIQEMIPMVAAEDLADYIDVFCDRGFFSTEDTDRILNAGMKYGLRPKIHANELDYSGGIQVGVKYNALSVDHLEYTGDEEIEVLKDSETMPVLLPGASFFLGMPYAPARKMMDAGLPLALASDFNPGSSPSGNMQLIVSMGCVSYRMLPEEAINAATLNGAYAMGIGETHGSIAVGKTANLFITKEIPTYSYMPYYYGFNKAEKIILKGKIIK; translated from the coding sequence ATGTCCATACTGATAAAAAATATCAAAGAATTAATCCTTGCAGAAAAGGAACCTCGTTTAAAGGCTTGTGGTGCTGAAATGAAACGGCTGCCGGTAATCAGAGATGCTTTTGTCAGGATTGAAGGATCATTGATTGTTGATTTTGGGGAGATGAAGGAATTAGGGGAAGGAGAGGAGAATTTTGATGATATTTTGGATGCCGGCGGTAGGATGGTTTTTCCCTCCTGGTGTGATTCTCACACTCATTTGGTATATCCGGCATCGAGGGAACTTGAGTATGTGGACAAGATAAAAGGATTGTCTTACGAAGAAATTGCCAAAAGGGGAGGAGGAATTTTGAACTCGGCCCTTAGAATGAAGGAGACTTCGGAGGAAACATTGTTTATCGATGCCATGGAGCGCTTGCAGGAAATCATTGCCTGGGGCACCGGGGCGGTAGAAATCAAGAGCGGTTACGGTCTTGATACGGAAAATGAAATTAAAATGCTGCGTGTTATACGGCGGCTTAAAGAGTCTTCACCTCTTACAATAAAGGCAACCTTCCTTGGTGCCCATGCTTTTCCGGCAGAATTTCGTACAAGGCGAGAGGAGTATGTTGACCTTATTATTCAGGAAATGATCCCCATGGTCGCTGCTGAGGATCTTGCTGATTATATTGATGTTTTCTGCGACCGTGGTTTTTTCAGTACCGAAGATACCGACCGCATCCTTAATGCGGGTATGAAATACGGACTCAGGCCGAAGATCCATGCCAATGAACTGGATTATTCCGGTGGAATTCAGGTGGGAGTGAAATATAATGCATTATCGGTGGATCATCTGGAATACACAGGTGACGAGGAAATTGAGGTCTTGAAGGATTCTGAGACCATGCCGGTATTGCTTCCCGGAGCCTCATTTTTCCTGGGTATGCCTTATGCTCCGGCCAGGAAGATGATGGATGCAGGGTTACCGCTTGCCCTGGCCAGCGACTTTAATCCTGGGTCTTCTCCATCAGGGAACATGCAACTTATTGTTTCCATGGGGTGTGTTTCGTACCGAATGCTTCCTGAGGAAGCAATAAATGCGGCTACTCTGAATGGAGCCTATGCAATGGGTATTGGAGAAACCCATGGAAGTATTGCTGTAGGTAAAACAGCCAATCTTTTTATCACCAAAGAAATTCCAACATATTCCTATATGCCCTACTATTATGGCTTTAACAAAGCAGAGAAAATCATCCTGAAAGGTAAGATAATAAAATAA
- a CDS encoding C10 family peptidase, which produces MKTRLFIVLLTAFLLGQSVQSKEVSLMDAKKAAINYYYERVNQYGDGIDYKTIEITNIFVRENNGLPVYYAFDLKDGGFIIISGDDAYTPVIGYSYKGSFPSHDQAYVYASFMQGYADMIEYIREKSIVADETTAQSWATLLTDDISTLNTEGGNRDVAPLADFILWDQNDPYNLMAPADAAGPGGHCYAGCVATAMSMIMYYYRYPTNGTNDHTYSCPPYGNLSADFENTYYQWDGMQDEIDNHYPMPIAELQYHCGVSVNMQFSPSGSGSYSYMVPNRLDVFWRYEDAQYLEKSNYSQTAWINLLKAEIDLSRPLYYSGSSTGGGHAFLCDGYQGDEFHFNFGWSGSGNGFYTLSNVGGFYIGQACVRNFYPSDPDYPYYAEGAHTITHMSGSFTDGSGPIDDYINNQSASWLIDPQNGEDSVTNIKVSFTQFDLASGDYVRVYDGPTTSDPLLGEFTGSTLPSMVTSTGNKVLVTFDSDASGVAKGFTAAFETTSPVWCVGLTQLEDVSGTFDDGSGSFYYNNGATCMWRIQPQYASVITLYFNSFDTEEGYDVMKIFDGSTQIASFSGSDVPDPVEATSGSMFVTWSSNSWINGPGWEVYYEINNVGVEEPGVINDFLVFPNPARNELNIAFNQNSTDDVVIRLMSMTGEVVIEQAYYSINGVFDQNIDLSQIAGGVYILTVTNSTGMKTEKIVIE; this is translated from the coding sequence ATGAAAACAAGGCTATTCATTGTCCTTTTAACAGCCTTTCTGCTTGGACAATCTGTTCAGTCGAAAGAAGTATCCCTTATGGACGCGAAGAAAGCGGCCATAAACTATTATTACGAACGAGTAAACCAGTATGGTGATGGTATCGACTACAAAACCATTGAGATTACCAATATTTTTGTCAGGGAAAATAACGGATTGCCTGTATATTATGCATTCGACCTTAAAGACGGTGGATTTATCATCATCTCAGGGGATGATGCTTATACACCTGTTATTGGATATTCTTATAAAGGATCCTTTCCTTCCCATGACCAGGCATACGTTTATGCCAGTTTTATGCAGGGTTATGCGGATATGATCGAATACATCAGGGAAAAGAGTATCGTAGCTGATGAAACAACGGCACAATCATGGGCTACCCTTTTAACAGATGACATCTCTACCCTTAACACCGAAGGTGGAAACAGAGATGTTGCGCCGCTTGCCGATTTTATACTCTGGGACCAGAACGATCCATATAACCTTATGGCACCGGCCGATGCGGCAGGCCCGGGAGGCCACTGCTATGCAGGTTGTGTGGCTACAGCGATGTCGATGATCATGTATTATTACCGCTATCCCACCAACGGTACCAACGACCACACTTACAGTTGCCCACCTTATGGCAACCTCAGCGCAGACTTTGAAAACACATATTATCAGTGGGATGGAATGCAGGATGAAATTGACAACCATTATCCGATGCCTATTGCAGAACTTCAATACCATTGCGGTGTTTCTGTTAACATGCAGTTCAGCCCCAGCGGATCGGGATCTTACTCTTATATGGTACCCAACCGCCTGGATGTTTTCTGGAGATATGAAGATGCGCAATACCTTGAAAAGAGCAATTATTCACAGACAGCCTGGATCAATTTGCTGAAAGCAGAAATAGATCTCAGCAGACCTCTTTATTATTCAGGAAGCTCCACCGGCGGTGGCCATGCCTTCCTTTGCGACGGCTACCAGGGGGATGAATTTCATTTCAACTTCGGCTGGAGCGGCTCCGGTAATGGGTTTTACACACTTAGTAATGTAGGTGGTTTCTATATAGGACAAGCCTGCGTCAGGAACTTTTATCCAAGCGACCCTGATTATCCTTACTATGCAGAAGGTGCTCATACAATTACGCATATGTCAGGCTCATTCACCGACGGCTCCGGCCCTATCGATGATTACATCAACAACCAGAGCGCTAGTTGGCTGATCGATCCGCAAAATGGTGAAGACAGCGTTACTAATATAAAAGTCAGCTTTACACAGTTTGATCTGGCATCCGGTGATTATGTCAGGGTATATGACGGACCTACTACTTCCGATCCTCTTTTAGGTGAGTTCACAGGTTCCACTCTACCTTCCATGGTTACGTCTACCGGGAATAAAGTCCTTGTAACATTCGACAGCGACGCAAGCGGTGTTGCCAAAGGTTTTACCGCAGCTTTTGAAACCACAAGCCCTGTATGGTGCGTAGGCCTCACTCAGCTTGAAGATGTATCAGGTACATTTGATGATGGTAGCGGTTCATTCTATTATAACAATGGTGCTACCTGTATGTGGAGAATACAACCGCAATACGCATCTGTTATCACCCTGTATTTTAATTCATTTGACACTGAAGAAGGATATGATGTTATGAAGATCTTCGACGGATCTACCCAAATCGCGTCTTTCTCCGGTTCCGATGTCCCCGATCCCGTTGAAGCTACCAGCGGCAGTATGTTTGTTACCTGGAGCTCCAATTCCTGGATAAACGGACCGGGATGGGAAGTATATTATGAAATTAACAACGTCGGAGTTGAGGAACCCGGAGTGATCAACGACTTCCTGGTATTCCCCAACCCGGCAAGAAATGAACTGAATATTGCCTTTAACCAAAACTCAACCGATGATGTTGTTATCAGACTGATGAGCATGACCGGTGAAGTGGTTATTGAGCAGGCATATTATTCCATAAATGGTGTTTTTGATCAAAACATAGATCTATCGCAGATTGCCGGAGGAGTTTATATCCTGACGGTAACCAATTCTACCGGGATGAAAACGGAAAAAATCGTAATAGAATAA
- a CDS encoding C10 family peptidase, whose protein sequence is MKKYFLIYLSCLLVFQISSRAAHLDSQTAARIAKNFYYERCYVKSGFAYDDLSTGAIIPISCDGVVTLYVVNLNKPGFVVVSADDSVIPVLAYSFDGRYTGAGLPPSMQEWIEKYSQQIKGILDGSLETKFRFEEEWQRLLSQDTEKLILYTGREVEPMLTSTWDQGSFYNEMCPEDPAGPTGHCYAGCVATAMGQVMNYFRWPINGTGSYTYECPPYGTLNADFENTTYRWDEMPLFAGRSNLPVAELLYHLGVSVDMVYGPNGSGMYNHKAAYSLRTYFKYSPQTQYVYRDSTTMNWDSLLVSHLERNIPMYYAGWSVPNINGHAFVCDGYQSGNYYHFNWGWSGSYDGYFYTDNLSPGGSNFNLAQEVIINAVPDTNQYSYPVFCDGNKILGSIDGTIDDGSGPNYNYQSGSSCSWLIAPDDSVMNISISFVRFSTQPNDILTVYDGENASAPILGSYSGGTIPAELISSGDRLFLAFETTEPQTAPGWLLSYTCELPVYCSGMQMLTDPSGVFSDGSGPAEYHNGTNCIWVINPSTESDVLAIEFTSFSTEEGHDWVKIYDYVTQDLLGEFSGDSLPDPIFVESNKAFITFSTNSTVTRPGWEASWHSFPIGMPDDIDNIGFEVFPVPATNSLNILIYAKENINACITLLNLQGQEVLSLNLEFDGGKYEKTINVEDLPAGVYAIILQTNERRITKKVVIR, encoded by the coding sequence ATGAAAAAGTATTTTTTAATCTATTTATCCTGTCTGCTTGTTTTTCAGATCAGCAGCCGTGCCGCCCATCTCGACTCACAAACTGCTGCCAGGATAGCAAAAAACTTCTATTACGAACGTTGTTATGTGAAATCAGGATTTGCATATGATGACCTGTCGACCGGCGCGATCATACCGATAAGTTGCGATGGGGTTGTGACCCTGTATGTTGTGAACCTCAACAAACCAGGGTTTGTGGTTGTTTCAGCCGATGACTCAGTAATCCCCGTTCTGGCTTACTCCTTTGATGGCAGATATACTGGTGCAGGCCTGCCTCCTTCTATGCAGGAATGGATTGAAAAATACAGCCAACAGATTAAGGGGATATTGGATGGAAGCCTCGAAACCAAATTCCGATTCGAAGAAGAATGGCAAAGATTGCTTTCTCAGGATACTGAAAAGCTTATACTATATACCGGAAGAGAAGTTGAACCCATGCTCACCTCTACCTGGGACCAGGGCAGCTTTTATAATGAAATGTGCCCGGAAGACCCGGCAGGGCCAACCGGACACTGCTACGCAGGATGTGTAGCCACAGCCATGGGGCAGGTTATGAATTATTTTCGCTGGCCCATAAACGGAACCGGATCCTATACTTATGAGTGCCCACCCTATGGAACGCTTAATGCTGATTTCGAAAATACAACCTATCGCTGGGATGAAATGCCCCTTTTCGCTGGTCGAAGTAATCTCCCTGTCGCTGAGCTTCTTTACCATTTGGGCGTTTCCGTTGACATGGTTTATGGCCCCAATGGATCGGGTATGTACAACCACAAAGCGGCGTATTCGCTCAGGACATATTTCAAATACTCCCCGCAAACACAGTATGTTTACCGCGATAGCACTACCATGAACTGGGATAGCCTGCTGGTAAGCCACCTCGAAAGAAATATCCCCATGTACTATGCCGGATGGTCGGTTCCCAACATAAACGGTCATGCATTCGTTTGCGACGGTTATCAATCAGGAAATTATTATCATTTCAACTGGGGATGGAGTGGATCCTACGATGGATATTTCTACACTGACAATCTTTCTCCCGGAGGGTCGAACTTCAACCTTGCCCAGGAAGTGATCATTAATGCCGTACCCGATACAAATCAGTATTCCTATCCCGTTTTTTGTGATGGTAACAAGATCCTCGGATCTATCGACGGAACCATTGACGATGGCAGCGGGCCCAATTACAACTACCAGAGCGGCAGCTCCTGTTCCTGGCTCATCGCACCCGATGATTCGGTGATGAACATCAGCATTTCTTTTGTCAGGTTTTCAACCCAACCTAATGACATCCTGACCGTTTATGATGGAGAAAATGCTTCCGCACCCATCCTGGGCAGTTACAGTGGAGGCACCATACCCGCTGAACTAATATCAAGCGGCGACCGCTTGTTCCTGGCTTTTGAAACAACAGAACCGCAGACGGCACCAGGCTGGCTCCTTTCCTATACCTGCGAGTTGCCGGTTTATTGCAGTGGTATGCAAATGCTTACCGATCCCTCGGGTGTGTTCTCCGACGGAAGCGGACCTGCAGAATACCATAACGGAACCAATTGTATATGGGTGATCAATCCCAGCACCGAATCCGATGTGCTTGCAATCGAATTCACTTCATTTTCAACGGAAGAAGGCCATGACTGGGTGAAAATATATGATTATGTAACCCAGGATCTTCTCGGTGAATTCTCCGGGGATTCTCTGCCTGATCCCATCTTTGTGGAAAGTAATAAAGCATTCATCACCTTCAGTACCAATTCCACCGTTACCAGGCCAGGATGGGAAGCATCCTGGCATTCCTTCCCAATTGGTATGCCTGATGATATCGATAATATTGGTTTTGAAGTTTTCCCCGTCCCAGCCACCAATTCGCTGAACATTCTGATTTATGCCAAAGAAAATATAAATGCCTGCATAACATTACTTAATCTTCAGGGTCAGGAAGTTTTAAGTCTTAACCTGGAATTTGACGGAGGAAAATACGAAAAGACTATTAATGTGGAAGATTTACCTGCCGGTGTTTATGCAATCATTTTGCAAACAAATGAAAGGAGAATAACAAAGAAGGTCGTCATCCGGTAA
- a CDS encoding transposase: MSEDLFRYFNVKNSELFKARLCTEDDCYALLADLKWKNGFRCRHCGHTNFCRGKSPYSRRCTRCKREESATAHTIFHHCRIPLKTAFEIAFEVCNNPEISSYKLSDSFEHRQMTCWKFKKRVLECKDKGMDALNFTG; this comes from the coding sequence ATGTCAGAAGATTTATTCAGATACTTTAACGTTAAGAATAGCGAATTGTTCAAAGCCCGTTTATGCACGGAAGATGACTGTTATGCCTTATTGGCTGATTTAAAGTGGAAGAATGGTTTTCGATGCCGGCATTGCGGGCATACGAATTTCTGCAGGGGTAAATCTCCCTATTCCCGTCGGTGCACCCGATGCAAGCGGGAGGAATCTGCCACTGCCCATACAATTTTTCATCATTGCCGCATTCCACTGAAAACCGCCTTTGAAATAGCTTTCGAGGTTTGTAATAATCCTGAAATATCTTCTTACAAGTTATCGGATTCCTTTGAGCATCGCCAGATGACTTGCTGGAAGTTCAAGAAGCGTGTGCTGGAATGCAAGGATAAGGGTATGGATGCCCTGAATTTTACCGGATGA